A window of the Bdellovibrio sp. ZAP7 genome harbors these coding sequences:
- a CDS encoding DUF455 family protein encodes MLTFEIADVWAKINEIEKSCEEAFKLKTPHLAPKDPNRDIDLLHPKYHPPKKGFSTIEGQARMLHDLASIELQAMELGVRTLSEFPDAPEGFKEELVAVTVSEAQHLRMCLEAIESLGFKWGDWPVHAALWYAVAPEDTLLDRILIVHRYLEGSGLDAGDTLIRRLEGTSGKETIQKIVKQINFEEIGHVDFGSRWYREICLQNKINPNEDFPKRMDELRYRLPKRVEPINRILRGKAGFTDEEIQYYENLRLDFINPLSSLSQR; translated from the coding sequence ATGTTGACGTTCGAAATTGCCGATGTTTGGGCCAAAATTAATGAAATTGAGAAGTCTTGTGAGGAAGCTTTTAAGCTTAAAACCCCTCATTTGGCTCCGAAGGACCCAAATCGCGATATTGACTTGCTGCATCCAAAATATCATCCCCCGAAAAAGGGGTTTTCGACGATCGAGGGGCAGGCTCGCATGCTTCATGATTTGGCCAGCATTGAACTTCAAGCGATGGAATTAGGGGTAAGGACTCTGTCTGAATTCCCGGATGCTCCAGAAGGTTTCAAAGAAGAGTTGGTCGCAGTCACAGTTTCTGAAGCTCAACATTTGCGTATGTGCTTAGAGGCGATTGAATCTCTGGGATTCAAATGGGGAGACTGGCCTGTTCATGCGGCTCTTTGGTATGCCGTCGCTCCTGAAGACACGTTGCTTGATCGTATTTTGATCGTTCACCGTTATTTGGAAGGCAGTGGTCTGGATGCGGGCGACACATTGATTCGTCGTCTGGAGGGCACTTCAGGAAAAGAAACGATTCAAAAAATCGTGAAGCAAATTAATTTCGAAGAAATCGGTCACGTGGATTTTGGATCTCGTTGGTACCGTGAAATTTGCCTGCAAAATAAAATAAATCCTAACGAAGACTTCCCAAAACGCATGGATGAACTTCGCTATCGTCTGCCAAAACGTGTCGAGCCGATCAACCGCATCCTGCGCGGAAAGGCCGGTTTCACAGATGAAGAAATTCAGTACTATGAGAATCTTCGTCTGGACTTTATCAATCCGCTTTCTTCGCTGTCGCAGCGCTAA
- a CDS encoding YebC/PmpR family DNA-binding transcriptional regulator, whose product MGKSWKTAGKVEKAQQKGQIFTKLAREIQVAAKVGGPDPAANARLRLAIDAAKKVSCPNDTIDRAIKKGAGLLDDGKVIEELMYEGYGPHGVGVIVECQTDNKHRTAPDMRHAFKSHDGNMGETGSVAWMFEHVGLLEGVKAGTFDPDEEAIEAGANEVGPGEDEGSYEFYTGATELDAVRDALIKRGWKVTKSELSYKAKNITELSDEQRKDVEEFLNYLDDMDDTHRVHATI is encoded by the coding sequence ATGGGAAAATCATGGAAAACCGCAGGTAAAGTAGAGAAAGCCCAACAAAAGGGTCAAATATTCACAAAACTAGCGCGCGAGATTCAAGTCGCTGCGAAAGTTGGAGGCCCTGATCCGGCAGCGAATGCTCGTCTCCGTTTGGCGATTGATGCCGCTAAAAAAGTATCATGCCCGAACGACACGATTGATCGTGCGATTAAAAAAGGTGCTGGTCTTTTAGATGACGGTAAAGTTATCGAAGAGTTGATGTACGAAGGCTACGGCCCTCATGGCGTTGGTGTTATCGTTGAATGTCAAACAGACAACAAACACAGAACTGCTCCAGACATGCGCCACGCTTTCAAGTCTCACGACGGCAACATGGGTGAAACAGGATCTGTTGCCTGGATGTTTGAGCACGTAGGTCTTTTGGAAGGTGTTAAAGCTGGAACTTTTGATCCAGATGAAGAAGCTATCGAAGCTGGTGCTAACGAAGTTGGCCCTGGTGAAGACGAAGGCTCTTACGAATTCTACACGGGAGCGACTGAACTAGACGCTGTTCGTGATGCTTTGATCAAACGTGGCTGGAAAGTGACGAAGTCCGAGCTTTCTTATAAAGCAAAGAACATCACTGAGCTATCTGATGAACAAAGAAAAGACGTTGAAGAGTTCTTGAACTACCTAGACGACATGGACGACACTCACCGCGTTCACGCAACGATCTAA